The window AACTGTCTACGTTCGCCCCGCGAGCAAATCCTGCATGATCTGGCCAGCGGCCGCATTGATCTGGCGGCGGACGTGCTTATCAGTCACGACGACAGCATTTGTCATGAAAAACTGTTTGAAGATCGTTTGGCCTGTCTGTTGCGCAAAGACCATCCCGCCTTGGCTGGAGAATGGAATCTGGCGGAAATGTTGCGTTGGCCCCACGTGCAGGTTTCCTCCCGCGAACATGGACCCGGATATGAAGACATCCAGTTATCCCGGCACGGCCTGCAGCGCAAATTGGGACTGCGAACCCCTAACTTTTACGGCGCGGCGTTGACGGCGGCCAACAGCGATTTGATCCTCTGCGCGCCGGAGCAGGTTGCGCGGCGCCTAACGCAAAAGATCCCTTTGCAGGTCATGCCTTTTCCACTGACGCTGAACCCGTTGGAGACTTATCTCTACTGGCACAGATCCACGGATCGCGAGCCCGCGCACATCTGGTTGCGAGAGCAAACACAAAAGGCTTTGGCGCAAGGATTACAAGCGGTTGAGGCAGGCTAAATCTAACGTCAGGCCTAGGGAAATAAGGGCCTCGGTATTCACCTACAGTAAAAGCAGGGGGGCTGAACCATACTTTTTAGCGTGTCAATTGTAGGGTTTAGAAGACACGGGAACGTTGGACTCCCAACGCACTCCATACCCTCTTGCATTTCCTTAATGTAGGCACAAAAGTGCTCTCCTGAGCGGGTTACTGCAGGCGCAAGCAGTCTCCCGCTTTTTTTGCGCCTGCACTCAGATCACAAGCCTTGTTCGATGACCATTTTCCAGGTTGTGTAGAGAATCTGCGCGTCGTTGGCGGCGCGGTGAGTTTCCACGCCTAATGTCTCAATAGCGCGACGACGCGTCTCCGCCCAGTTGTTTACCTGTTGCGGAGCCAGAAGTGCGGCGATGGATTCCAGTTTAAAGGCGGGTTGTAACTTGGCGGCCCGGAACAGACGATGCAGCCAAAAGCTGTCAAAGGTCCAGGCGTCGCAATAGACATGTTCGGGAAGCAATTCGTTGAGCGCATGCGCCACATCGACGACATTGACGCCTTCCTGCTGCAGTTGCTGGCGAGAGATGCCATGAATGGCGCAGGCGTCTTCAGACCAATCCGTCCACAACGGGGCGGGACGCAGCAGCCAACTATGAATGGCGCCATCCGGCAGACAAACGCCTACTTCAATCGGATAACTGCAAATCAGATCCAAACTCGATGCTTCAAAATCGATAAAGCAGGGTTGTTGTTGTAATGCTTCTATCTGCGAAGCCATTGTCTCAAAAGACATATTCGGTTCGTTTTTCACATACTCCTCACGGCATCCTCTGTGCGGCGTCGTATCCGCCACGATCCCCTGTCGCAAGACGGGGCGCAAATACCGGCCACTTCAACAACGCGCCTTGTGGCGAACGGACCGATGTGGAGGACGTCGATCTTAAACACGGCGGAGCGCCTATCCCGCTCCCGCGTCAGCAAGTTCCTTTTCCAGCAGAATGACTGCGGCTTTAGCCGACGCTCCCGATATGGGCGTGTATATTATTTGGTCGCCGGCTACTTCAGGCCAGTAGACAAGCATACTCTGATCTTTAGCGCCGGAGGTATAGTAAATGACCGTAAGTATTCCAGGGCGCTCATCCGCGATGTACTTGATGGCGGCCTTGTCTGCACGGCTGGAGAGATCGATCAGCACCGGATCGGGATAACGGTCAAATTTCTCAGACTGCACCAACTCACTGGCGAGATAGTTGCGCAGGCTGACGAAATCAGGATTATCCGGGAACAACAGCATCTCCTCCGCCAGGCTGGCGACCCGCGCGGTGATTAACGCATTGTCTTCGGTGGAGGGATTGCTGAACTCGGGAGGTATGCCTGCCGCAGCGGCGGGCATCATATTGAGCAGACTGGGCCAATCCTCTGCTTGCGCCGCCATCTCCCAGTTGCTGCGCTCTGGCGTCTGCAAATAAGCCAGTCCGCCCCAGACTAACGCGCCGATGATAAACATGCCGCCCTGACGGCGACGCCGCTTTTCTTCCGTTTTGATTTTGATCGGCTGACGGCGCATTCTTTCTGCGCCCAATCCAAGCATCGCCAGAGCGGCGATCAGGCAGAGTACGACTGCGAAGATCTGACCCAATAGGGCTAGCTGAACCGGACTCATAGGCGTTCCCCCTTGGTACTTCTCTCGCCCGGGAGCGGAGATCGCGATGACACGACGCCAGGACGCGGCGCATCACGGGACGCCGGCCCTTCTTTTCTGTATAGCAGATTTTCTCCAAATTGCCGCTTTTCCAATGTCCGGATCAGGGCATGAACGGACGACAGCCACTATAGCCCGCGGTATAATGCGCTTTTGTTCTCTCACAAGCGGTAGGCAATGAATCAGTCTGATACGTCCCTTATTCCAAATCGCGCCGTCGCCATTTTCTCCGGCGGTATGGACTCATTCACTCTTCTCAACGAGTTAGTGGCGGAAGGTAAAGAAGTTTTCGCCCTCTCCTTCAACTATGGGCAACGACACAGCAAGGAGCTGGTCTGCGCCAGACAAGTATGTGAAAGCCTGAACGTCGCCCATAAGATCATCGACATTACCGCCATCAATTCTCTACTGGCCGGTTCTTCTCTGACTGACGATATTCAGGTGCCGGAAGGGCATTATGAAGAAGAGAACATGAAGTCCACCGTTGTACCCAATCGCAATATGATTCTGCTGTCTCTGGCGATTGGCTATGCCGTGTCACTCAAAGCCGAAGCTGTCTATTACGGCGCCCATGGCGGCGACCACGCCATCTACCCGGACTGCCGTCCGGCGTTCGTGGAAATCATGAGTGAAGCTTCCAAACTGGCCAACTATGAGCCGGTTGAAGTTCGCGCCCCGTACCTGTACGAAACGAAAATCGAAATTCTGCGCCGAGGTCTGGCGTTGGGTCTGGATTACGGACAAACCTGGACTTGCTACAACGGCCGCGAAAAAGCCTGCGGCAAGTGCGGTTCCTGCGTCGAGCGTCTGGAAGCCTTTGAAAAGAATGATGCGGTTGATCCTGTGGCGTATGAGTCTGTATGTACCGGGTAAAAGAAATTTTCTACACCCTGCAAGGGGAAGGGGCGCACCAAGGACGCCCCGCCGTGTTCTGCCGCTTCAGCAAATGCAACTTGTGGACGGGACGTGAAAAGGACCGCGCCGGCGCTGTCTGCAATTTTTGTGATACAGACTTCGTTGGCGTGGACGGCCAGAATGGCGGCAAGTTCGCGACGGCGGAGGAACTGGCGGAACGTATTCTGTCATTCTGGCCGCAGGAAGAAGCCGAGCGCTTTGTCGTCTGCACTGGCGGTGAACCCCTGTTGCAACTGGATGAGCCGTTGGTCGAAGCATTCCACGCCAGGGGCTTCGAAGTCGCTGTGGAAACCAACGGCACCCTGCCCGCTCCCGCCGGCATCGATTGGTTATGCGTCAGTCCCAAAGGCCGCGCAGAAGTGGTGATAAAAGAGTGCGACGAGCTTAAGCTGGTCTATCCGCAACCAGAAGCGCCGCCGGAACGCTTCGATGATATTCGCGCCGGACGCTATTATTTGTCTCCCATGGCCAACCCGTTGGCGTTAGAAGGCGAAGATGAGCGCAAGATTCACAATACCAAGCTGGCGATGGATTTTTGCATGCGCTACCCAAAATGGCGCTTGAGCGTGCAGCTCCACAAAATATTAGGTATCGACTGATTCCGCCGATTAGCCATTACTGCGTATAGATCAACAGGGCGGACAGTTCCGACAATATTCATTTTCGACACGCTAACGGACGCCTAACTATGCAGGTCAGCGCCGCCCTCATTCCTGTTTTTATACTTATCCTTATCGGGTACGGCATGCGCCGCCTTAACTTTCCCGGCGACAGCTTCTGGCCGCCGGCGGAAAAGTTTCTTTATTACTTCCTGTTTCCGATGATGCTGGTGGATAAGCTCACCTACGCCAAACGGGACGGACTGATGCTGGATCGTTTATTCCTGGCGATTCTATTGGCGTTTGTTATTGCATCCGCCTTGATGTTGGCGATACAGCACTGGCGGCGGTGGTCAGGCTCTCGTTTCACGTCCGTTTATCAAGGCGCCGTACGCTTCAACTCCTATGTGGGATTGGCCGCCGTGCAGGCGTTGCAGGGCGATCAGGGGCTGGCGCTGGCGGCGTTGTCCATGTCCATTATGATCCCCCTGATCAATGTGCTGTGCATTGGAGCCTTCGCGCTTTATGTGGAGCAATCAGCGCCCGGCTGGCGCGGCGTGGGTAAAGCGATCGTCACCAACCCACTGATACTGGGGAGCCTGGCGGGTCTGACCTTCAACAGTCTGGGGATTGGTTTTCCAGACGCCGTCAACCAAGTATTAAAACTGGTGGGCAATATGGCGCTGCCGTTGGGTTTGCTGTGCGTTGGCGCGGCTCTGGACTTGCGCAACCTGAAGGGCGCCGGTAGCTCGCTCATGATCAGCAGCGCCTTCAAGCTGGGTTTGTTCCCGCTCATATTCGTCGGCAGCGCGTTGGCGTTGCAGCTGCCACCGCTCAATGTCGCGGTGTTCGCCGTACTTGGCTGCCTGCCGACTGCGACAGCCTCCTACATCCTGGCGCGCCAGCTAGGCGGCGATGCGCCACTCATGGCGGGCATCATCAGCGCGCAAACGCTGATGGCCATGGTCACCATGCCGCTGGCGCTATCCCTGCTGACTGCGGCGCTGCTGTGATGGGGTTGAGCTAAACCGCCACCGAGCCGCCCTGCTTCTGCGCGCCAGCGCTTCGGCTTTTGCCTTTGCGACCAGTTGCGGACTTCACTGTTACGGGAACGCCATTCAGCGCCGCATTGCCGG is drawn from Hahella sp. KA22 and contains these coding sequences:
- a CDS encoding LysR family transcriptional regulator, whose protein sequence is MHISRIDLNLFVVFDAIYSEGGITRASEVLHLTQPAVSHALNRLREALGDELFIRSSRGMTPTPYAHQLIGTVRQALNQLQRGLQQSQEFAPAQLETSFRLCVRDLFDVLLLPALIKNCRVIAPKVVFNCLRSPREQILHDLASGRIDLAADVLISHDDSICHEKLFEDRLACLLRKDHPALAGEWNLAEMLRWPHVQVSSREHGPGYEDIQLSRHGLQRKLGLRTPNFYGAALTAANSDLILCAPEQVARRLTQKIPLQVMPFPLTLNPLETYLYWHRSTDREPAHIWLREQTQKALAQGLQAVEAG
- the queC gene encoding 7-cyano-7-deazaguanine synthase QueC; translated protein: MNQSDTSLIPNRAVAIFSGGMDSFTLLNELVAEGKEVFALSFNYGQRHSKELVCARQVCESLNVAHKIIDITAINSLLAGSSLTDDIQVPEGHYEEENMKSTVVPNRNMILLSLAIGYAVSLKAEAVYYGAHGGDHAIYPDCRPAFVEIMSEASKLANYEPVEVRAPYLYETKIEILRRGLALGLDYGQTWTCYNGREKACGKCGSCVERLEAFEKNDAVDPVAYESVCTG
- the queE gene encoding 7-carboxy-7-deazaguanine synthase, yielding MYRVKEIFYTLQGEGAHQGRPAVFCRFSKCNLWTGREKDRAGAVCNFCDTDFVGVDGQNGGKFATAEELAERILSFWPQEEAERFVVCTGGEPLLQLDEPLVEAFHARGFEVAVETNGTLPAPAGIDWLCVSPKGRAEVVIKECDELKLVYPQPEAPPERFDDIRAGRYYLSPMANPLALEGEDERKIHNTKLAMDFCMRYPKWRLSVQLHKILGID
- a CDS encoding AEC family transporter, producing MQVSAALIPVFILILIGYGMRRLNFPGDSFWPPAEKFLYYFLFPMMLVDKLTYAKRDGLMLDRLFLAILLAFVIASALMLAIQHWRRWSGSRFTSVYQGAVRFNSYVGLAAVQALQGDQGLALAALSMSIMIPLINVLCIGAFALYVEQSAPGWRGVGKAIVTNPLILGSLAGLTFNSLGIGFPDAVNQVLKLVGNMALPLGLLCVGAALDLRNLKGAGSSLMISSAFKLGLFPLIFVGSALALQLPPLNVAVFAVLGCLPTATASYILARQLGGDAPLMAGIISAQTLMAMVTMPLALSLLTAALL